The following are from one region of the Salinirussus salinus genome:
- a CDS encoding SDR family NAD(P)-dependent oxidoreductase — translation MRLDTKTAFVTGGGSGLGRATAKRFAEEGATVVAADIDAAAAEETVAAIEDDGGTAVAHELDVTDAEAVHAAVDATAEEHGLDVVVNNAGISHTRTVAEEIGEEERDQVIDVNIKGVWNGCHAALPHLKEQGSGSIINTASFAGVTGVARLSAYSLTKGAVVNFTHSLAAEAGPDGVRVNAICPAVTDTPLARGDTDDEEWEQLKSQMAEQYPLRRLGRPRDIANAMLFLASDEADWVTGHSLVVDGGYSVAEQ, via the coding sequence ATGCGACTCGATACCAAGACGGCGTTTGTTACCGGCGGCGGGTCGGGGCTCGGACGGGCGACAGCGAAACGGTTCGCGGAGGAGGGAGCGACGGTCGTCGCCGCGGACATCGACGCCGCGGCGGCCGAGGAGACCGTCGCCGCCATCGAGGACGACGGCGGGACGGCGGTGGCACACGAACTCGACGTCACCGACGCCGAAGCGGTGCACGCGGCGGTCGACGCCACCGCAGAGGAGCACGGGCTCGACGTCGTCGTGAACAACGCCGGCATAAGCCACACCCGCACAGTCGCCGAGGAGATCGGCGAGGAGGAGCGCGACCAGGTCATCGACGTCAACATCAAGGGCGTCTGGAACGGCTGTCACGCAGCCCTCCCCCACCTCAAAGAGCAGGGGTCGGGGAGCATCATCAACACCGCCTCCTTCGCGGGGGTCACCGGCGTCGCGCGGCTGTCGGCGTACTCGCTGACGAAGGGGGCGGTCGTGAACTTCACCCACTCGCTCGCGGCTGAGGCCGGCCCCGACGGCGTGCGCGTGAACGCGATCTGTCCGGCGGTGACCGACACGCCGCTGGCCCGCGGCGACACCGACGACGAGGAGTGGGAGCAGCTGAAGTCCCAGATGGCCGAACAGTACCCGCTGCGGCGGCTCGGCCGGCCCAGGGACATCGCGAACGCGATGCTATTCCTGGCGAGCGACGAGGCCGACTGGGTCACCGGCCACTCGCTGGTCGTCGACGGCGGCTACTCCGTCGCCGAGCAGTAA
- a CDS encoding SDR family NAD(P)-dependent oxidoreductase → MRLQDRTVFVTGAGSGIGRATAKRCADEGATVVVTDVDVEGGEETVAAIEDSDRPGSAAFHELDVTDAAAFEETVDAAAAEYGLDAIVNNAGIGQTNCAMEELSLEDRDRILDINGKGVWNGCRAAIPHFKEQGSGSIVNIASLAGVIGQPFAAAYAFTKGGVTKFTKSLAGELGRDGIRANSVCPGFTDTPLVRGGLESRDDPEAAREKLESLYALDRIGQPEEIANAILFLVSEESSFVTGHELVVDGGYSSG, encoded by the coding sequence ATGCGACTCCAAGACAGGACCGTCTTCGTCACCGGTGCAGGCTCGGGTATCGGACGCGCGACCGCAAAGCGGTGTGCCGACGAGGGGGCGACAGTCGTCGTCACCGACGTCGACGTCGAGGGCGGCGAGGAGACCGTCGCCGCGATCGAGGACAGCGACCGCCCCGGGAGCGCGGCCTTCCACGAACTGGACGTGACCGACGCCGCGGCCTTCGAGGAGACCGTCGACGCCGCCGCCGCGGAGTACGGGCTGGACGCCATCGTCAACAACGCCGGCATCGGCCAGACCAACTGTGCGATGGAGGAGCTCTCACTCGAGGACCGCGACCGGATCCTCGACATCAACGGCAAGGGGGTCTGGAACGGCTGCCGGGCCGCGATCCCCCACTTCAAGGAACAGGGGTCGGGGTCGATCGTCAACATCGCCTCGCTGGCGGGGGTCATCGGCCAGCCCTTCGCCGCGGCCTACGCGTTCACCAAGGGCGGGGTCACGAAGTTCACGAAGTCGCTGGCGGGCGAGCTGGGCCGGGACGGGATCCGCGCCAACTCCGTCTGCCCCGGGTTCACCGACACGCCGCTGGTTCGGGGCGGGCTCGAGTCCCGCGACGACCCGGAGGCCGCCCGGGAGAAACTCGAGAGCCTGTACGCGCTCGACCGGATCGGCCAGCCCGAGGAGATCGCCAACGCGATCCTCTTTCTGGTCAGCGAGGAGTCCTCGTTCGTGACCGGCCACGAGCTGGTCGTCGACGGCGGCTACTCCAGCGGGTAA
- a CDS encoding molybdenum cofactor guanylyltransferase translates to MRAGVIVAGGRSTRFGDRDKAVADLAGTPLVRRVADRFGGVVDELVVNCRPDQRAAIEAALAGVDPAPRFAEDPEPDRGPMAGLMAGLRAVDSEYAAAVACDMPFVTPGFLDYLFERAAGHDAAVPKPDEWFEPMQAVYRAGPTAAACAAALERGDRRVIAPLEDLDYVVVGPGEVAEHATAETFENLNTRAEFEAAAERLRGE, encoded by the coding sequence ATGCGCGCCGGTGTCATCGTCGCCGGGGGGCGGTCGACCCGCTTTGGCGACCGGGACAAGGCCGTCGCCGACCTCGCCGGAACCCCGCTGGTCCGCCGGGTAGCAGACCGCTTCGGGGGCGTCGTCGACGAACTCGTGGTCAACTGCAGGCCGGACCAGCGCGCGGCCATCGAGGCCGCCCTGGCGGGCGTCGACCCAGCGCCGCGGTTCGCCGAGGACCCCGAGCCTGACCGGGGGCCGATGGCCGGGCTCATGGCCGGTCTGCGGGCCGTCGACAGCGAGTACGCCGCCGCCGTGGCCTGTGACATGCCCTTCGTCACCCCCGGCTTCCTCGACTACCTCTTCGAGCGCGCGGCGGGCCACGACGCGGCGGTCCCGAAACCCGACGAGTGGTTCGAGCCGATGCAGGCGGTCTACCGGGCCGGGCCGACGGCGGCGGCCTGCGCGGCCGCGCTCGAACGCGGGGACCGCAGGGTGATCGCCCCGCTGGAGGACCTCGACTACGTCGTCGTCGGCCCCGGGGAGGTCGCGGAACACGCCACGGCGGAGACGTTCGAGAACCTGAACACGCGAGCGGAGTTCGAGGCCGCCGCCGAGCGGCTCCGCGGCGAGTGA
- a CDS encoding ABC transporter ATP-binding protein, which translates to MTAIETDGLTKQFGDLTPVDGLDLAVERGEVFGFLGPNGAGKSTTINMLLGFLEPTAGSATVLGHDVETESRRVRERIGVLPEAFQPYDRLSAREHVEYAAGIKECRPDVEGLLERVGLDREAWDRPAGEYSKGMCQRLALATALVGDPDLLVLDEPSSGLDPEGMAEMRELIRSEAEAGTTVFFSSHLLSEVEAVCDRVGILSGGDLAAVGSLAQLRQESVSHVPMTVTVDAVPEDVAADLAALDGVRSVTADGTTIRVELDDPGDKVRVVRTLDERARVEDIISEEKSLEAMFESYTRTDAGSGGDPPSATRADGSESASGEPERRPAEVAR; encoded by the coding sequence ATGACGGCTATCGAAACCGACGGCCTGACCAAGCAGTTCGGCGACCTCACGCCGGTCGACGGGCTGGACCTGGCCGTCGAGCGCGGCGAGGTGTTCGGCTTTCTCGGGCCCAACGGCGCCGGGAAGTCGACGACGATCAACATGCTGTTGGGCTTTCTGGAGCCGACTGCCGGGTCGGCGACCGTGCTGGGCCACGACGTCGAGACGGAGTCGCGACGGGTCCGCGAGCGCATCGGCGTCCTTCCCGAGGCGTTCCAGCCCTACGACCGGCTCTCGGCCCGCGAACACGTCGAGTACGCCGCGGGGATCAAGGAGTGTCGGCCCGACGTCGAGGGGCTGCTCGAGCGGGTCGGCCTCGACCGGGAGGCCTGGGACCGGCCGGCCGGCGAGTACTCCAAGGGGATGTGTCAGCGCCTCGCGCTCGCGACCGCCCTCGTCGGCGACCCCGACCTGCTGGTGCTCGACGAGCCCTCCAGCGGCCTCGACCCCGAGGGGATGGCGGAGATGCGCGAGCTGATCCGGTCGGAGGCCGAGGCCGGCACGACGGTCTTCTTCTCCAGTCACCTCCTCTCGGAGGTGGAGGCGGTCTGTGACCGGGTCGGGATCCTGTCGGGTGGCGACCTGGCGGCGGTCGGCTCGCTGGCACAGTTGCGCCAGGAGTCGGTCAGCCACGTGCCGATGACGGTGACCGTCGACGCGGTCCCCGAGGACGTCGCGGCCGACCTGGCGGCGCTGGACGGCGTTCGGTCGGTGACCGCCGACGGGACCACCATCCGGGTCGAGCTGGACGACCCTGGCGACAAGGTCCGCGTCGTCAGGACACTCGACGAGCGGGCACGCGTCGAGGACATCATCTCCGAGGAGAAATCCCTGGAGGCGATGTTCGAGAGCTACACGCGCACCGACGCCGGCTCCGGGGGCGATCCGCCGTCGGCGACCAGGGCGGACGGAAGTGAGAGCGCGAGCGGCGAGCCGGAGCGGCGGCCCGCGGAGGTGGCCCGATGA
- a CDS encoding YbjQ family protein, which yields MADITVTTTDSIEGRAVSEYLGVVSGEAVIGANVVSDIAAGIRDVVGGRSGSYEKKIETGRQEAVTDIKAEAEQLGADAVVGATMDYEEMAEGMLWVNISGTAVKTRRA from the coding sequence ATGGCAGACATCACCGTCACCACGACCGACAGCATCGAAGGCAGAGCGGTCTCGGAGTATCTCGGCGTCGTCTCCGGGGAGGCCGTCATCGGCGCGAACGTCGTCAGCGACATCGCCGCCGGTATCCGCGACGTCGTCGGGGGCCGAAGCGGCTCCTACGAGAAGAAGATCGAGACCGGACGACAGGAAGCCGTCACCGACATCAAGGCTGAGGCCGAGCAACTCGGGGCGGACGCCGTCGTCGGAGCGACCATGGACTACGAGGAGATGGCCGAGGGGATGCTCTGGGTCAACATCTCCGGGACCGCGGTCAAGACCCGCCGGGCGTAG
- a CDS encoding MBL fold metallo-hydrolase translates to MNATDDWYDIDRLTDHSYRVTEGGLFGTFLVVGEDRALQVDAGGGFGDLRGTVDELVDVPVTLLLTHSHWDHMGAAHQFEDVRIDDRERTADGRVTTDVVTDDFGYSPADFIADWEAAGREFPDGFDAEGFEIPPATGVGAAEAGETVDLGGRELELVGVPGHSPGQLAVLDRGDGVLYGADLLHREHDLYIHFEGCDIHEYVETLQRVRDLRDSGAFDTLHVSHAHTLSGEELEIIDSYLEGLEAILDGDLDYELTEEEPQARRYEVAGHAVLTKPDAV, encoded by the coding sequence ATGAACGCGACCGACGACTGGTACGACATCGACCGGCTCACGGACCACAGCTACCGGGTCACCGAGGGCGGCCTGTTCGGAACCTTCCTCGTCGTCGGCGAGGACCGGGCCCTCCAAGTCGACGCCGGCGGCGGCTTCGGCGACCTCCGGGGGACCGTCGACGAGCTCGTCGACGTCCCCGTCACCCTCCTGTTGACCCACTCTCACTGGGACCACATGGGCGCGGCCCACCAGTTCGAGGACGTTCGCATCGACGACCGCGAGCGGACGGCCGACGGCCGGGTGACGACCGACGTGGTGACCGACGACTTCGGGTACAGCCCCGCCGACTTCATCGCCGACTGGGAGGCTGCCGGTCGCGAGTTCCCCGACGGCTTCGACGCCGAGGGGTTCGAGATCCCGCCGGCGACCGGCGTCGGGGCCGCCGAGGCGGGCGAGACGGTCGACCTCGGCGGCCGCGAACTCGAACTGGTCGGCGTGCCCGGCCACTCGCCGGGCCAGCTGGCCGTCCTGGACCGGGGCGACGGCGTCCTCTACGGCGCGGACCTGCTCCACCGAGAGCACGACCTCTACATCCACTTCGAGGGGTGTGACATCCACGAGTACGTCGAGACCCTCCAGCGGGTCCGTGACCTGCGCGATTCGGGCGCCTTCGACACGCTGCACGTCTCGCACGCACACACGCTCTCGGGGGAGGAACTGGAGATCATCGACAGCTATCTCGAGGGACTGGAAGCGATCCTCGACGGCGACCTCGACTACGAACTGACCGAGGAGGAACCGCAGGCCCGGCGGTACGAGGTCGCCGGCCACGCGGTCCTCACGAAGCCGGACGCGGTCTGA
- a CDS encoding dihydrodipicolinate synthase family protein, with the protein MNGTGVPMATPFDDSGAVDESKLRAVASWVVDRGVDFVVPAGSNSESELMTLDERARVVATVADEVSVPVLAGTGHPGLVETLEGTRRAAEAGADAALVVTPFYFEHSQADLAAYYREVADGSPLPVYLYDVPKMTGARLEPETVAGLADHDNVVGIKDSGGDLVTFQRTRRMTGPDFETFVGSGGLYAPALDAGADGGVLALANAVPDLASEVYDRHREGDVAGARELCADLVELNRAITAEYGVPGVKAAMRHRGAPAGQPRSPHRPLDEDATREVRALVDEALETWG; encoded by the coding sequence ATGAACGGAACGGGCGTTCCCATGGCCACGCCGTTCGACGACTCGGGTGCCGTCGACGAGTCGAAGCTGCGCGCGGTCGCCTCGTGGGTCGTCGACCGCGGCGTCGACTTCGTCGTCCCCGCGGGGTCGAACAGCGAGTCCGAACTCATGACCCTCGACGAGCGCGCCCGCGTGGTCGCGACGGTCGCCGACGAGGTGTCGGTCCCGGTGCTCGCCGGGACCGGCCACCCCGGGCTTGTCGAGACGCTGGAGGGGACCCGCCGGGCGGCCGAGGCCGGCGCCGACGCCGCGCTCGTCGTGACCCCCTTCTACTTCGAGCACTCCCAGGCCGACCTCGCGGCCTACTACCGGGAGGTCGCCGACGGGAGCCCGCTGCCGGTCTACCTCTACGACGTCCCGAAGATGACCGGGGCGCGCCTCGAGCCCGAGACCGTGGCGGGCCTCGCCGACCACGACAACGTCGTCGGGATCAAGGACTCGGGGGGTGACCTGGTCACCTTCCAGCGCACGCGCCGCATGACCGGCCCCGACTTCGAGACGTTCGTAGGCAGCGGCGGCCTCTACGCGCCGGCACTCGATGCGGGCGCGGACGGCGGCGTCCTGGCGCTTGCCAACGCCGTCCCCGACCTGGCCAGCGAGGTCTACGACCGCCACCGCGAGGGCGACGTGGCGGGCGCCCGCGAGCTGTGTGCGGACCTGGTCGAGTTGAACCGGGCGATCACCGCCGAGTACGGGGTGCCGGGCGTCAAGGCGGCGATGCGACACCGCGGCGCGCCGGCCGGGCAGCCGCGGTCCCCGCACAGGCCGCTGGACGAGGACGCCACACGGGAGGTCCGGGCGCTCGTCGACGAGGCGCTGGAGACGTGGGGCTGA
- a CDS encoding aldo/keto reductase: MDTRPLGETGHDSTVVTFGAIALNWLEQEGANQLVELLLEYGVDHVDVAPTYGDAELKLGPKLRQHRGEIFLGCKTQNRDYEGARRELERSLDRLGVDSIDLYQVHGLETGEELDAITEPDGALAAIREAREEGLVDHIGLTSHGQPALVREALDRVEDFETVMFPFNPVVAAKEGEEYDYEGVLDLAEREGVGTLGIKAFAKGPWPPAEDLAPADRPYATWYEPVRTPAAVQERFDFAAARGLTSVVTPGDPKLVAMVLDAAGRYDGMDEETRRSLLDRHRDEESPVPQQLHH, translated from the coding sequence ATGGACACCAGACCACTCGGGGAGACCGGCCACGACAGCACGGTCGTCACGTTCGGCGCCATCGCGCTCAACTGGCTCGAACAGGAGGGTGCGAACCAGCTCGTCGAGCTTCTGCTTGAGTACGGCGTCGACCACGTCGACGTCGCCCCGACCTACGGCGACGCGGAGCTCAAGCTCGGGCCGAAGCTCCGCCAGCACCGCGGGGAGATATTCCTGGGCTGCAAGACCCAGAACCGCGACTACGAGGGCGCGCGCCGCGAACTGGAGCGCTCGCTTGACCGGCTCGGCGTCGACAGCATTGACCTCTACCAGGTCCACGGGCTCGAGACCGGGGAGGAACTCGACGCTATCACCGAACCGGACGGCGCACTCGCAGCCATCCGGGAGGCCAGGGAGGAGGGGCTGGTCGACCACATCGGGCTGACCAGCCACGGCCAGCCCGCCCTCGTCCGCGAGGCACTCGACCGGGTCGAGGATTTCGAGACCGTCATGTTCCCGTTCAACCCCGTCGTCGCCGCCAAGGAGGGCGAGGAGTACGACTACGAGGGAGTCCTCGACTTGGCCGAGCGGGAGGGAGTCGGGACGCTCGGGATCAAGGCCTTCGCGAAAGGGCCGTGGCCGCCGGCAGAGGACCTCGCCCCGGCCGACCGGCCCTACGCGACCTGGTACGAGCCCGTCCGGACGCCGGCAGCAGTACAGGAACGGTTCGACTTCGCGGCCGCGCGGGGACTGACCAGCGTCGTCACCCCGGGCGACCCGAAGCTCGTCGCGATGGTGCTGGACGCCGCCGGGCGCTACGACGGGATGGACGAGGAGACCCGGCGCTCGCTCCTGGACCGACACCGTGACGAGGAGAGCCCGGTCCCACAGCAACTGCATCACTGA
- the yqeC gene encoding selenium cofactor biosynthesis protein YqeC — protein sequence MDVVEALAARSGTTCLVGAGGKKTTMRTLAARTDAVVTATVRIPIFDRWVERVVVTGDPVSAAERVDERPLGVVPEREREDRYRGYDPSVVDRLARAVGDPLVVKADGARSRLLKAPADHEPQLPTSADTVVPVASVRAAGRPLTDEHVHRVNRVAALTGRSPGEELRPDDIAAVLADEAGGLKDVPDGATAVPLLNMVDDERLAATAREVARAVRDRTDAPRVVLAEMRAADPVVDVV from the coding sequence ATGGACGTCGTCGAGGCGCTCGCGGCCCGGTCGGGAACCACCTGTCTGGTCGGAGCCGGCGGGAAGAAGACGACGATGCGGACGCTCGCCGCCCGGACGGACGCCGTCGTGACCGCGACGGTCCGCATCCCGATCTTCGACCGGTGGGTCGAGCGCGTCGTCGTGACCGGCGACCCGGTCAGCGCCGCCGAGCGGGTCGACGAGCGCCCGCTCGGGGTCGTCCCCGAGCGCGAACGCGAGGACCGCTACCGCGGCTACGACCCCTCCGTCGTCGACCGCCTCGCGCGCGCTGTCGGCGACCCGCTGGTCGTGAAGGCCGACGGCGCGCGGAGCCGCCTGCTGAAGGCCCCCGCGGACCACGAGCCCCAGCTCCCCACCAGCGCCGACACGGTCGTCCCGGTCGCGAGTGTCCGCGCCGCCGGCAGGCCCCTGACCGACGAGCACGTCCACCGGGTCAACCGGGTCGCGGCCCTGACCGGCCGGAGCCCCGGCGAGGAGCTACGCCCCGACGACATCGCAGCGGTCCTGGCCGACGAGGCCGGCGGGCTGAAAGACGTCCCCGACGGCGCGACCGCCGTTCCGCTGCTCAACATGGTCGACGACGAGCGCCTGGCGGCGACGGCCCGCGAGGTCGCCCGCGCCGTCCGCGACCGCACCGACGCGCCCCGCGTCGTGCTCGCGGAGATGCGTGCGGCCGACCCGGTGGTCGACGTGGTCTGA
- a CDS encoding PaaI family thioesterase yields the protein MTDSDDEQGPEADVDTDDRPGAREDGDFFPEGTFNDWVGLRVEEYGEGEVVLAVDYEEFKRNPGDVMHGGVTATLIDVAGGVAIGSTFEDREDRPFMATTNLDINYLRPITDTAYATAKVVRVGSSAAIAQVDVESTAPDGERKQVAIGTVTYSVADQ from the coding sequence ATGACTGACTCCGACGACGAGCAGGGGCCGGAAGCCGACGTCGACACCGACGACCGCCCGGGCGCCCGCGAGGACGGCGACTTCTTCCCGGAGGGGACGTTCAACGACTGGGTCGGCCTCCGGGTCGAGGAGTACGGCGAGGGCGAGGTGGTGCTGGCCGTCGACTACGAGGAGTTCAAGCGAAACCCCGGGGATGTGATGCACGGCGGCGTGACCGCGACGCTGATCGACGTCGCCGGCGGCGTCGCCATCGGGTCGACCTTCGAGGACCGCGAGGACCGCCCGTTCATGGCGACGACGAACCTCGACATCAACTACCTCCGGCCGATCACCGACACCGCCTACGCGACCGCGAAGGTCGTCCGCGTGGGGAGTTCGGCGGCCATCGCGCAGGTCGACGTCGAGAGCACCGCCCCCGACGGCGAGCGCAAGCAGGTCGCCATCGGCACCGTCACCTACAGCGTGGCCGACCAGTAG
- a CDS encoding NADH-ubiquinone oxidoreductase-F iron-sulfur binding region domain-containing protein translates to MSHAPETAGDAPLLRVAARPGDGREVATAAREAGEVRVVETGPTGVEGLEPLVLATAGGRTAFLPDPDRETVREVVGDLAAGEFPDGTWTVDHDPGRRTLPRPAAGPLSVGKRRVLGPCGWVDPTTPGDHDFVSPDRDAGDCAVDLLGRGRGDAVADEPASGAWERARATEGEPVVVVNAHETDGRPRADRTLLAGAPLTVLDGAAAVAAHVDATDLVVYLAAGDDLLAERVREAADAATVALPAAVQVVAGPDEYRAGAPTCALEAMEGADRVEPRLQPPTPAEHGLYGRPTVVHTPRTVAQVRAALAEPEGFTSRARDPGTRLVTVTGDVAAPATVELAPGADLEEARGAVDLEGAYKMACVGGPLGGLTRDLSVGPDARSLSAAGLGTDGVVELLTDRRCVVAVAGRRARFASEENSGRCVPGREGTEQLTALLRDASRGDYEPEAVRELGRVMRRSANCRIGAHASRPAMTAMEALGAEFRAHAEGRCPAGVCEVGR, encoded by the coding sequence ATGTCACACGCACCGGAGACGGCCGGCGACGCGCCGCTCCTGCGGGTCGCGGCACGCCCCGGGGACGGTCGGGAGGTCGCGACGGCCGCGCGCGAGGCGGGGGAGGTGCGGGTCGTCGAGACCGGGCCGACCGGCGTCGAGGGGCTGGAGCCGCTCGTCCTCGCGACCGCCGGCGGACGGACGGCCTTCCTCCCCGACCCCGACCGGGAGACGGTCCGGGAGGTGGTCGGGGACCTGGCGGCGGGCGAATTCCCCGACGGAACGTGGACGGTCGACCACGACCCCGGCCGGCGGACGCTTCCCCGGCCCGCGGCGGGGCCGCTGTCGGTGGGAAAGCGGCGGGTGCTGGGCCCCTGTGGCTGGGTCGACCCGACCACCCCTGGCGACCACGATTTCGTCTCGCCCGACCGGGACGCCGGCGACTGCGCCGTCGACCTGCTGGGGCGCGGTCGGGGCGACGCGGTCGCGGACGAGCCCGCGAGCGGCGCGTGGGAGCGCGCCCGCGCGACGGAGGGTGAGCCGGTGGTCGTCGTCAACGCCCACGAGACCGACGGTCGCCCGCGCGCGGACCGGACGCTGCTGGCCGGCGCTCCCCTGACTGTGCTCGACGGCGCCGCGGCCGTCGCGGCCCACGTCGACGCGACCGACCTCGTCGTCTACCTGGCCGCGGGCGACGACCTGCTCGCCGAACGCGTCCGGGAAGCCGCCGACGCGGCGACCGTGGCGCTCCCCGCCGCGGTCCAGGTCGTCGCCGGCCCCGACGAGTACCGGGCCGGCGCCCCGACCTGCGCCCTCGAAGCGATGGAGGGAGCGGACCGGGTCGAGCCACGTCTCCAGCCACCCACGCCCGCCGAACACGGCCTGTACGGCCGGCCGACGGTCGTCCACACGCCCCGGACCGTCGCGCAGGTGCGGGCCGCGCTCGCGGAGCCCGAGGGGTTCACTTCCCGGGCTCGTGACCCGGGGACGCGGCTGGTGACCGTGACCGGCGACGTGGCCGCACCTGCGACCGTCGAGCTGGCCCCGGGCGCGGACCTCGAGGAAGCGAGAGGGGCCGTCGACCTGGAGGGCGCGTACAAGATGGCCTGCGTCGGCGGCCCCCTCGGGGGACTCACCCGCGACCTTTCGGTGGGGCCGGATGCGCGCTCGCTGTCGGCGGCCGGCCTGGGGACCGACGGCGTCGTGGAACTGTTGACCGACCGGCGGTGTGTGGTCGCCGTGGCCGGGCGGCGGGCCCGCTTCGCCAGCGAGGAAAACAGCGGGCGCTGCGTGCCCGGCCGCGAGGGGACCGAACAGCTGACCGCGCTCCTCCGGGACGCCTCCCGGGGCGACTACGAGCCCGAGGCGGTCCGCGAACTCGGGCGGGTGATGCGCCGGTCGGCGAACTGCCGGATCGGCGCACACGCGTCCCGACCGGCGATGACCGCGATGGAGGCCCTCGGCGCGGAGTTTCGCGCCCACGCCGAGGGACGGTGTCCCGCCGGCGTCTGCGAGGTGGGTCGATGA
- a CDS encoding ABC transporter permease: MSGLLNDVSTVARNDFRNVRRSRLLWGVVGIYVAFVALLFYTGGTGDSPAVTQTLFGAVFLTTLLLPLVAVAGAYLAVAGERESNTARFLLSQPTARHSVVLGKFLSRGLTLALALLLAVLVGVGFVVALYPALEPAAIGKFFGLSLLLVGAYVSVSVGISAAAASRSRAISATMAVYFVTVVLTVFQGFSIESALRWVLGDLLGLGIGDDLYAGMVAVASPAEAYLNSTLAIFSPENFQAIQVSGSLPFYLETWFMVVILLLWTVVPLVLGVLAFGRAEIG; encoded by the coding sequence ATGAGCGGGCTGTTGAACGACGTCTCGACGGTCGCCCGCAACGACTTCCGGAACGTCCGTCGCTCGCGGCTGCTGTGGGGCGTGGTCGGGATCTACGTCGCCTTCGTCGCGTTGCTGTTTTACACCGGCGGGACGGGCGACAGCCCCGCGGTGACACAGACCCTGTTCGGCGCGGTGTTTCTCACGACGCTGCTGTTGCCCCTGGTCGCGGTCGCCGGGGCGTATCTCGCCGTCGCCGGCGAGCGCGAGTCGAACACGGCGCGGTTCCTGCTGAGCCAGCCGACCGCCCGGCACTCGGTCGTCCTCGGGAAGTTTCTCTCACGCGGGCTCACGCTCGCACTCGCGTTGCTCCTCGCAGTACTCGTCGGCGTCGGGTTCGTCGTCGCGCTGTACCCCGCCCTCGAGCCGGCCGCGATAGGGAAGTTCTTCGGCCTCTCGCTGCTTCTGGTCGGCGCCTACGTCTCCGTCTCCGTCGGCATCTCCGCGGCGGCTGCCAGCCGCTCGCGCGCTATCTCGGCCACCATGGCAGTCTACTTCGTCACGGTCGTCCTCACCGTCTTCCAGGGCTTTTCCATCGAGTCGGCGCTCCGATGGGTGCTGGGTGACCTGCTCGGGCTGGGGATCGGGGACGACCTGTACGCCGGAATGGTGGCAGTCGCCTCGCCCGCGGAGGCCTATCTCAACTCGACGCTCGCGATATTCAGCCCCGAGAACTTCCAGGCGATTCAGGTCTCCGGCTCGCTGCCGTTCTACCTGGAGACGTGGTTCATGGTCGTCATCCTGCTGCTGTGGACGGTCGTGCCGCTCGTGCTCGGAGTCCTGGCCTTCGGCCGGGCAGAGATCGGGTAG